The sequence CCGGCCAAGCGCTTCGCCGGCGGCTCGCGCAAGATTTCGAGTACCGCCGACGCTGTTGCCGGCGCGATCGTCGCATAGCCGAGCGATAGGAGACCCTGATCGAACGGACTTGCGCAGTCGATATCTTTTCGCGGATCGATCGCTTCGACCAGTCGGCGCTCGTCCAGGTTGCGCGGCAACGGACGTTGGAGCATCACGCCATGGACGGTCGGCTCGTCGATGATCCGATGCACGATCGCGAGCGCGCCCGACGTGTCGGCTCCGGCACCTATCGGCACGATCTCGACTTGGATCCCTGCTTCGGCGCCTGCTCGGCGCGCCGTCTGCGCGTACAGCGTGCCCGCGTCATCTCCTTCGACGACCATGACGACGCACTTGGGCGCGACACCGCGGGCTTGCAGCGCTTCGGCGCGCTGTTTCACATCCGCGCGGATGCGCAAAGCGATCGGCCTGCCGTCGAGCCGAACCGCCGGCATCAGTCGCCGCCGGCGATGAGCGCGTTCACCTTACCGAGAACCACCTCGGCTTGGATGTCCACTTGCGCCAAGGCGGCGCGCGCGCGCGAGGTCAGCGCCGCGGCCGTCGCCCGGTCTTTGAGCGACCGCGCGTTGATCTCGACGTTGAACGCCGCGCCCTGCGCGGCCGCCAGGGCGAATGCGGCGGCGCAGCCGAGGTCGCTGACCGCATTCGGCGTGCCAAAATCTACGAGTTCGGCCGCGAGCCCGCACGTGCGCTCCGCGAGTTCGACGACGCGCAGCGGGGGCTCGGCGGCACCGGCGAGCGCGCGCTGAATCGCGGCGCTGCGCTCCGCTTTTTGCGCTTCATCGGACCGCGGCATCTTGTAGGCTGCGCTCACCTTGTCAAAGGCGACGACGTCCTCATCCACGCACGCGAGCAGTTCGCGGGCGACCGCAACGGCGAGAGCACCGAGCGATGTGGCGCGCGGCGCGACGTCGGCGAATTTGGGCGAACCAGCGGTGAGTTCGGCGACCATGCGTACGAGCCCAGCGGCGAGCGCCGCCACTGCGGCGGCCGCGCTTCCGCCGCCCGGCGTCGG comes from Candidatus Eremiobacteraceae bacterium and encodes:
- a CDS encoding bifunctional 5,10-methylenetetrahydrofolate dehydrogenase/5,10-methenyltetrahydrofolate cyclohydrolase, whose translation is MPAVRLDGRPIALRIRADVKQRAEALQARGVAPKCVVMVVEGDDAGTLYAQTARRAGAEAGIQVEIVPIGAGADTSGALAIVHRIIDEPTVHGVMLQRPLPRNLDERRLVEAIDPRKDIDCASPFDQGLLSLGYATIAPATASAVLEILREPPAKRLAGLRAVVIGRSAVVGRPVAHLLIAADATVTVCHSRTKDIAAVTRASDIIVLAVGKPRFLTGDMVRHGAVVIDVGTNVVDGRLCGDADFDSVAEVAAGVTPVPGGVGPVTTAVLLRNIVTAAESLHPAR
- a CDS encoding cyclodeaminase/cyclohydrolase family protein; protein product: MSLASLSLTDYTRKLASADPTPGGGSAAAAVAALAAGLVRMVAELTAGSPKFADVAPRATSLGALAVAVARELLACVDEDVVAFDKVSAAYKMPRSDEAQKAERSAAIQRALAGAAEPPLRVVELAERTCGLAAELVDFGTPNAVSDLGCAAAFALAAAQGAAFNVEINARSLKDRATAAALTSRARAALAQVDIQAEVVLGKVNALIAGGD